Proteins encoded within one genomic window of Paraglaciecola psychrophila 170:
- a CDS encoding HugZ family pyridoxamine 5'-phosphate oxidase codes for MSNKSYHIHQAALLMRSQHTAVLSTHSVSMQGYPFGSVMPFLMTEEGNLVVYASDIAQHSRNMKKHNKVSLCIYDGRQSDSQASARITVLGNAEVDTVDDPLQDQYMAIFPQAKSYVQAHDFRFYLISTERVRYIGGFGEIYWFSLDDWQSHMFSLAKSAQGAIEHMHQDHSDALALIVAQQLKRPIKQGQVTMLSCYQHGFHYSCTTDSASGEVTSHIGFICFKQPITKDHGLRHAMVLLTQEAKKSVEAQQRQNQNDQQ; via the coding sequence ATGAGTAATAAAAGTTACCACATTCATCAAGCCGCTTTACTTATGCGAAGCCAGCACACCGCGGTTTTATCGACGCATAGTGTATCTATGCAGGGCTATCCTTTTGGCTCTGTTATGCCGTTTTTAATGACGGAAGAAGGCAACTTAGTTGTCTACGCGTCTGATATTGCGCAACATTCTCGTAATATGAAAAAACACAATAAAGTCAGTTTATGTATTTATGATGGCAGACAAAGTGATAGCCAAGCAAGCGCGCGCATCACTGTTTTAGGTAATGCTGAGGTAGACACTGTTGACGACCCATTACAGGACCAATACATGGCGATTTTTCCGCAGGCGAAATCCTATGTGCAGGCCCATGATTTTCGTTTTTACTTAATTAGTACCGAGCGCGTGCGCTATATAGGTGGGTTCGGTGAAATTTACTGGTTTAGCCTAGACGATTGGCAAAGTCATATGTTTAGCTTGGCTAAAAGTGCGCAGGGTGCCATTGAACATATGCACCAAGACCATAGCGATGCATTAGCGTTAATTGTTGCGCAGCAGTTAAAACGACCAATAAAACAAGGGCAAGTCACAATGCTTTCTTGTTATCAACATGGTTTCCATTACTCGTGCACAACAGATTCAGCAAGTGGCGAAGTGACTTCGCATATTGGCTTTATTTGTTTTAAGCAGCCGATTACCAAAGATCACGGCCTGCGCCACGCAATGGTTTTGTTGACCCAAGAAGCGAAAAAAAGCGTCGAAGCTCAGCAGCGACAAAATCAAAACGATCAGCAATAA
- a CDS encoding class II fumarate hydratase, with product MNTNIKAETSDKLKAHQSRIEKDSMGSLEVPIDALYGAQTQRAINNFTVSDLTLPENFIRALLSIKQSAACTNVKLALIPQDVGEAISIAANKLLATPDLMSHFPVDVFQTGSGTSTNMNANEVLCKLANQMAGLSCEVSPNDHVNFGQSSNDVIPSCIHVSAAIAIHQQLLPALVSTVEIIKHKAKSLDGICKTGRTHLMDAMPIRMDQMLGGWAAQLSQQILVLQHLQPSLTQLAIGGTAVGTGINTHPKFAQIVCDDLSEKTGLAFRPNPNYFAAMGSQDIAVNVSGALKTIAVALMKISNDLRWMNSGPLAGLGEIALPALQPGSSIMPGKVNPVVPESVAMAAAQVIGNDVAISIGGQSGNFELNVMLPMIAHNLLSSIDLMSNSLIMLAEKAIQGFSINQANLDKALDKNPILVTALNPIIGYAKAADIAKRAYKESRPIVDVAQQMTDISRDELLILLKPLTLTKGGL from the coding sequence ATGAATACCAATATTAAGGCTGAGACTAGCGATAAGCTCAAAGCTCACCAAAGCCGCATTGAAAAAGACAGTATGGGATCGCTTGAGGTACCTATTGATGCGCTTTATGGCGCACAAACTCAACGCGCTATCAATAATTTTACGGTGAGTGATCTTACTCTGCCTGAAAACTTTATTCGTGCCCTATTGAGCATTAAGCAAAGCGCGGCTTGCACCAATGTTAAACTGGCACTTATTCCTCAAGATGTGGGTGAAGCGATAAGCATTGCGGCCAACAAATTGTTGGCGACACCTGATTTAATGTCGCATTTTCCGGTCGACGTTTTTCAAACTGGCTCGGGTACCAGCACCAATATGAACGCCAATGAAGTGCTGTGTAAACTTGCTAATCAAATGGCTGGTTTGTCGTGCGAGGTGAGTCCTAACGACCACGTGAATTTTGGCCAAAGCAGCAATGACGTCATTCCTAGCTGCATCCACGTTAGTGCCGCTATTGCTATACATCAACAGTTACTGCCTGCGCTCGTCAGTACAGTAGAGATAATTAAACACAAAGCGAAATCACTGGACGGCATCTGTAAAACAGGCAGAACTCACTTAATGGATGCCATGCCCATTAGGATGGATCAAATGTTAGGCGGTTGGGCGGCCCAGTTGTCTCAGCAAATACTTGTATTGCAACATTTACAACCTAGCTTAACGCAACTCGCGATAGGTGGCACAGCGGTTGGCACAGGCATTAATACACATCCAAAGTTTGCGCAAATAGTGTGCGATGATTTAAGCGAAAAGACCGGCCTAGCGTTTCGGCCAAACCCAAACTATTTTGCGGCGATGGGTTCGCAAGATATTGCGGTGAATGTGTCTGGCGCTTTAAAGACAATTGCCGTAGCGCTCATGAAAATATCAAATGATCTAAGGTGGATGAATTCTGGCCCACTTGCCGGCTTAGGCGAAATAGCGCTGCCGGCATTGCAACCCGGTTCTTCTATTATGCCAGGTAAGGTCAATCCTGTTGTGCCGGAGTCGGTTGCTATGGCGGCGGCACAGGTAATCGGCAATGATGTAGCCATCAGTATTGGCGGGCAGTCAGGTAACTTTGAACTCAATGTTATGCTTCCTATGATTGCGCATAACTTGTTGTCGAGCATTGACTTAATGAGCAACAGTTTGATTATGCTGGCAGAAAAAGCGATACAAGGCTTTAGTATCAATCAAGCTAATTTGGATAAAGCACTCGATAAAAACCCCATTTTAGTGACCGCGCTTAACCCAATCATCGGCTACGCGAAAGCGGCTGACATTGCTAAAAGAGCTTATAAAGAAAGTCGTCCCATTGTCGACGTTGCACAACAAATGACGGATATTTCACGCGACGAGTTACTCATTCTTCTTAAACCATTAACCCTCACCAAGGGAGGACTCTAA